DNA sequence from the Coriobacteriia bacterium genome:
CCTGAGCTCCGGCCCTTCCTCGCCTTCGACGGGCGCGACGAGCCCGAAGTCCGCCAACTCGGTGATGAACGAGGCGGGAAGGCCCAGGAGCGACGGGGCTCCGGCGACCGGGACAGTCTCGGCCTCTTCGAAGGGCAGGGTCGCGGGCCGAGCGGATCCGGCGACGGCGCTCTCGAGTTCGGAGGGGACGCGGCCGCGATCCAACTCGGCCAGCTTCTCGCGGATCACCGCGAGCGGCAGGAAGTGCTCCTTCTGGAGGCGCAACACCAGCTCGATGCGTGAGACGTCGGCGGGGCCGAACTTCCGATAGCCGCCCGCGGTGCGCTCGGGGGCGACCAGCCCCTCCTCCTCCAGGAAGCGGATCTTCGAGATCGACAGGTCCGGGTGGGCCGAGGAGAGCTTCTCGACCACCTCCCCGATGGTCATGTACTCGCGGGAGCGAGGCATGCTACCCCCCGCCGCCCGGATAGAAGACCATCTGGAACGTTCCCACCTGGACGATGTCCCCCGCGTGCAGCGGAGCCGCGTCCACGCGCACCCCGTTGACGTAGGTGCCGTTGAGTGAGCCCACGTCCTCGATGACGTAGTCGGCGCCCTTCAGGAACACGCGGGCATGACGGCGGGAGACCGTCACGTCGTTCAGGAAGACGTCGCAATCCGGGTCGCGGCCCAGCGTCATCGACTCGGCTTCGATGAAGAAGCGCTCCCCGACCTCCGGTCCCTTGCGCACGACCAGGACCGGGCCTCCGACATCCTCGGCCGGGCCGGGGCGCGGCGGCTCACCGAGGACCGAGAAGGCCTCCGTCGTGGTCTCAGCGGGCGAACCGCACGACGGACACCGGTCCTCGTCCTTTCCGATGTTCGCTCCACACGCCGGGCAGTCCGCCATCTCGCTCCTTCGTGCGACGCGGACGGTACCCTACTGCTCCGGGAAGCCGAACTCCCTCGAGCGGAAGGATTCCGCGATCTGCTCCTCGAGCGCGGAGACGATCTCCGAGCTCTCCAGCACGTGCTGCAGACGCTCCTCGCTCAGACGGTTCTTGACGTACGGGTCGCGCAACGCCTCGGTCAGCCGGCGCCCGTTGCGCACCTCGCGCAACACGTACTCGACCACCCGCTCCTCCACGGGGTCGGTGGCCAGTTCATCCATGAAGGCCCGGACCCGCTCCACCAGCGTCGGCAACACGTCCTCCTTCGCGAGCCTGCGATCGTGAGCTCAGTACTCCTCGTCGTCCTCGTCCAGCATCGCGGCGACGTCCACGTCGGACACGCCCCGCAGGTCGTTCGAGAGGATCTTGATCAACCGCTCGATGTCGGCGCCGGAGATGACGTCTCCGCCGGACTCGCGCTGTTCCTTCAGCCGCCGCACGAGTTCCGCCCGCAGGATGTCTATCTTGCCGTGCAGGACACGCCGGCGATAGCTGATCCGCTGCTCCTCCTCGTAGAGCTGGTTGAGGATCTCGCGCAGTTCCTCGTTGCTCTTGTCGTCGAGGTCGAGAAGCGCGGATTCGAGCCTTCTCTCTTCTTCCGTCATCGCCCCTCCCTAACGTGCCCCCCACTCGGCCGCTTCACATTGTAGCCCAAGGGTACGACACGGTCATCGGGAGCCGTCGCCGGCCGGCCGGCGCCGTCGGCCCCGGCATCCGGCGGCGGCTGCGAGACCACGGTCGCGGCTCGCGACAACACGGCCGCACGCTCCTCCTCGGCGGGGCTCAGCGCGCCCTCGCGGAGCACGACCCCCAACTCCTGGGCCATGCCCCCGCGCAGCGCGCGCCCGACCTCCTCGCGCGAGACGTCGCGGCCGAGCGCGTCGCGGATGGTCGCCGTGCCGCGCCCCAGGCGCCCCGCGGCCTCCTCGTCCAGCCTGAGGAGACGCGCCTCGAGCGCGAGGTCGCGCGCCACCACGAGGGAACCGTGCTGCAGGCAGACCTTCCCGCGCCTGACCTGCGCGCTCCCGCAGAGCTTGGCGTCGCCGAGCGAGACGTCCGCGCAGGTGGCCTGCAGGTAGCACGCGGACGAGCGCCGGCCGCGCGGGCGCGGGGTGAGCGCCGCGGCCACGCCGAGCCGCCTGTACGCCGCCACCAGCGCGCCGCAGAGGGCACGGTAGCCGGCCGCGACCGCCGCGGGCATGCCGTCCGCGACGGACGCCACGACGCTGTACGTCAGTTCCGCGTCGTGCAGGACCGCGCGGCCTCCGGTCGGCCTCCGCACGACGTCGACGCCGGCTCGGGCACAGGCCTCCAGGTCCACGTCCGCGGCGGCCTGGAACCGCCCCAGGCTGACCGTGGGCCTCTCCCACCAGTAGAGCCTGAGGGTCGCGGGAGCCTCGTCCCGCGCTCGAGCCTCCAGGACGGCCTCGTCGACCGCCATGTTCCACGCCCCGGGACGCGCGCCGTGCAGGATGACCCGCCAGCGCCCTCCCGCTCCCGACCACGAACCGCGGTCCCCGCCGTCCACGGCAGGCTAGCCCCCGCCCCTCGCGCGGACGCGTCGCCATCTCAGGTCCGGCCGTCTCGCGGCGCGCACCTCGTCGAGACGCCGGACGGGCGTGGCGTGCGGCGCGGAGCGGAGCACCTCGGGCTCCTCCTCGGCTTCGCGCGCTATGCGCAGCATCGCCTCGGCGAAAGCGTCGAGCGTGTCCGGGTCCTCGGTCTCCGTGGGCTCGATCATCAGCGCCTCCTCCACGACCAGCGGGAAGTAGACGGTCGGCGGGTGGAAGCCGAAGTCCAGCAGCCGCTTCGCTATGTCGAGAGCGCGGATACCGGCTCGGCGGCGCTGGCGGCGGCCCGATAGTACGAACTCGTGCATGCACGTCCGGTCGTACGGCAGGTCGTACGCGACCTTGAGCCTCTCCTTGAGGTAGTTGGCCGACAGCACCGCCTGCTCGGCCACCTCCTCCAGCCCCTCGGACCCCAGAGCGAGAGCGTAGGCGTAGGCTCGCACGGCCACGCCGAAGTTGCCGAGGAAGGATCGGACCCTGCCGATCGTGCGCTCGGGCTCGACGAGACCGTATCCTCCTCCCTCGACCTCGGCGACGACCGGGGCAGGCAGGTACGGCGCCAGCTCGGCGCTGACGCACACAGGTCCGGAGCCCGGCCCTCCCCCGCCGTGCGGCGTCGCGAAGGTCTTATGGAGGTTCACGTGCAGCGCGTCGAA
Encoded proteins:
- a CDS encoding MerR family transcriptional regulator, whose amino-acid sequence is MTIGEVVEKLSSAHPDLSISKIRFLEEEGLVAPERTAGGYRKFGPADVSRIELVLRLQKEHFLPLAVIREKLAELDRGRVPSELESAVAGSARPATLPFEEAETVPVAGAPSLLGLPASFITELADFGLVAPVEGEEGPELR
- a CDS encoding FHA domain-containing protein, which encodes MADCPACGANIGKDEDRCPSCGSPAETTTEAFSVLGEPPRPGPAEDVGGPVLVVRKGPEVGERFFIEAESMTLGRDPDCDVFLNDVTVSRRHARVFLKGADYVIEDVGSLNGTYVNGVRVDAAPLHAGDIVQVGTFQMVFYPGGGG
- a CDS encoding lipoate--protein ligase family protein — protein: MDGGDRGSWSGAGGRWRVILHGARPGAWNMAVDEAVLEARARDEAPATLRLYWWERPTVSLGRFQAAADVDLEACARAGVDVVRRPTGGRAVLHDAELTYSVVASVADGMPAAVAAGYRALCGALVAAYRRLGVAAALTPRPRGRRSSACYLQATCADVSLGDAKLCGSAQVRRGKVCLQHGSLVVARDLALEARLLRLDEEAAGRLGRGTATIRDALGRDVSREEVGRALRGGMAQELGVVLREGALSPAEEERAAVLSRAATVVSQPPPDAGADGAGRPATAPDDRVVPLGYNVKRPSGGHVREGR